One genomic window of Streptomyces sp. WP-1 includes the following:
- the hmgA gene encoding homogentisate 1,2-dioxygenase, with protein MSGDARKKAEGLSYLTGFGNEHASEAVPGALPEGRNAPQRAPLGLYAEQLSGAAFTEPRAHNRRSWLYRIRPSAAHPRFTRTANGSLRTAPFTETVPDPNRLRWNPLPEPAAGTDFLAGLWTLGGNGDATQRSGMAVHLYHANASMERVFSDADGELLIVPERGGLLLHTEFGRLHVEPAHVALVPRGVRFRVELLDTSARGYVCENYGAPFRLPDLGPIGANGLANARDFRAPVAAYEDTEGPVEVVNKFCGNLWTAVYDHSPLDVVAWHGNHVPYVYDLRRFNVIGSISYDHPDPSVFTVLTSPSDTPGLAGVDFVVFAPRWLVGEDTFRPPYFHRNVMSEYMGLIEGAYDAKAEGFVPGGGSLHNMMSAHGPDRETFDRASAAELKPQKIDDGLAFMFETRWPVTLTPDAARADHLQQAYDDVWRGLTRNFRI; from the coding sequence ATGAGCGGGGACGCGCGCAAGAAGGCCGAGGGGCTGTCGTATCTGACCGGGTTCGGCAATGAGCACGCCTCGGAGGCGGTGCCGGGCGCCCTGCCCGAGGGCCGCAACGCGCCGCAGCGCGCACCGCTCGGCCTGTACGCGGAGCAGCTCAGCGGCGCGGCCTTCACCGAGCCGCGGGCGCACAACCGCCGCTCGTGGCTGTACCGGATCCGTCCGTCGGCCGCGCACCCGCGGTTCACCCGGACGGCCAACGGCTCGCTCCGCACGGCGCCCTTCACCGAGACCGTGCCCGACCCGAACCGGCTGCGCTGGAACCCGCTGCCTGAGCCGGCCGCCGGCACCGACTTCCTCGCGGGACTGTGGACGCTCGGCGGCAACGGCGACGCGACCCAGCGGTCGGGCATGGCCGTGCACCTGTACCACGCCAACGCCTCGATGGAGCGCGTCTTCTCCGACGCGGACGGCGAGCTGCTGATCGTCCCGGAGCGCGGCGGGCTGCTGCTGCACACCGAGTTCGGGCGGCTGCACGTGGAGCCCGCCCATGTGGCGCTGGTGCCGCGCGGGGTGCGGTTCCGGGTGGAGCTGCTCGACACGTCGGCCCGCGGCTATGTGTGCGAGAACTACGGGGCGCCGTTCCGGCTGCCCGACCTCGGCCCGATCGGCGCCAACGGCCTCGCCAACGCACGGGACTTCCGTGCGCCGGTCGCCGCCTACGAGGACACCGAGGGCCCGGTGGAGGTGGTGAACAAGTTCTGCGGCAACCTCTGGACGGCCGTCTACGACCACTCGCCGCTCGACGTGGTCGCCTGGCACGGCAACCATGTGCCGTACGTCTACGACCTGCGCCGCTTCAATGTGATCGGCTCGATCTCCTACGACCACCCGGACCCCTCCGTCTTCACCGTCCTGACCTCCCCGTCGGACACCCCGGGGCTGGCCGGCGTCGACTTCGTCGTGTTCGCGCCGCGCTGGCTGGTGGGCGAGGACACCTTCCGGCCGCCGTACTTCCACCGGAACGTGATGAGCGAGTACATGGGCCTGATCGAGGGCGCCTACGACGCGAAGGCGGAGGGCTTCGTGCCGGGCGGCGGTTCGCTGCACAACATGATGTCGGCGCACGGCCCGGACCGGGAGACGTTCGACAGGGCGAGCGCGGCCGAGCTGAAGCCGCAGAAGATCGACGACGGCCTCGCCTTCATGTTCGAGACCCGCTGGCCGGTGACGCTCACCCCGGACGCGGCCCGCGCCGACCACCTCCAGCAGGCGTACGACGACGTGTGGCGCGGCCTGACGCGCAACTTCCGCATCTGA